Proteins encoded within one genomic window of Thermodesulfatator atlanticus DSM 21156:
- a CDS encoding sulfite exporter TauE/SafE family protein, with the protein MSYLAVSALVFVIACVFSMLGLGGALLYIPLFKWFGFDFKTVAIPTGLFLNGITALSAAVYYLRAGMVDVRGAVPMALASLVGAPIGAYFTHFVSSEKLVLFFAMAMFIAGARMLLVSSQPEPKKLLSYTKRVFIASVASFFIGFLAGFLGIGGGFLFVPLLIALGYPTKQAAATCALIVVFSSFSGFLGHAVEGRFEPKLLLLATFAVIAGSQLGARIMRHKMKAKWIKRLFGLVLIVVALKLGLKVVLK; encoded by the coding sequence GTGAGCTATCTTGCGGTGTCAGCGCTTGTTTTTGTGATTGCTTGTGTTTTTTCCATGCTGGGGCTGGGTGGCGCGCTGCTGTATATCCCCCTTTTTAAGTGGTTTGGCTTTGATTTTAAAACCGTGGCTATTCCTACCGGACTTTTTCTAAACGGTATTACCGCTTTATCGGCAGCTGTCTATTACCTTCGGGCCGGGATGGTGGATGTCAGGGGTGCTGTCCCTATGGCGCTGGCTTCCCTAGTAGGTGCACCTATAGGGGCATATTTTACCCACTTCGTTTCTAGTGAAAAACTTGTGCTGTTCTTTGCCATGGCGATGTTTATTGCTGGTGCGAGAATGCTTTTGGTAAGCAGTCAGCCAGAACCAAAAAAACTACTCTCCTATACCAAACGGGTTTTCATAGCAAGTGTAGCCAGTTTTTTTATCGGGTTTCTGGCGGGGTTTTTGGGCATCGGTGGTGGTTTTCTTTTCGTACCCTTGTTGATAGCCCTGGGGTATCCTACCAAACAGGCCGCAGCTACTTGTGCTTTAATCGTGGTGTTTTCTTCTTTTTCGGGGTTTTTGGGGCACGCAGTTGAAGGGCGTTTTGAGCCCAAACTACTTTTACTCGCCACCTTCGCGGTAATAGCAGGCTCACAGTTAGGCGCAAGGATTATGCGGCACAAGATGAAGGCGAAGTGGATTAAACGCCTTTTTGGGCTAGTGCTCATTGTCGTGGCCCTTAAACTCGGACTGAAGGTCGTTCTCAAGTGA
- a CDS encoding energy transducer TonB, translating into MTFSQDKSKANLCLFLAVSLVIHALLFVIWPSSREKITPTTSIFLELTPEMEEDLGQAPETPILPPVREVKQVKISREPLPKKPKAIPQKVKISPAVAEVKTSELLDQVAEASPEVPSLPSMPRAGKPSRKTFKTYFGQVLARISANKYYPFAARMAGQTGKVVVSFVIDTRGDVSQIEVEKPCRFEILNRAAVTTVKRAAPFPPPPRELNPPLRLTVAIKFEIK; encoded by the coding sequence ATGACGTTTTCTCAGGACAAAAGCAAGGCCAATTTGTGTTTGTTTCTGGCGGTTTCACTGGTGATTCACGCGCTTTTGTTTGTTATTTGGCCGTCTTCTCGCGAAAAGATCACGCCCACCACAAGCATTTTCCTTGAACTTACGCCAGAAATGGAAGAAGACCTTGGCCAGGCCCCGGAGACCCCCATACTTCCACCTGTGCGTGAGGTAAAACAGGTAAAGATTAGTCGTGAGCCCCTTCCTAAAAAGCCCAAGGCCATCCCGCAAAAAGTAAAAATTAGCCCCGCGGTGGCTGAGGTAAAAACCTCTGAGCTTTTAGACCAGGTGGCAGAAGCCTCCCCTGAGGTCCCTTCTCTTCCCAGTATGCCCAGGGCAGGGAAACCCTCACGCAAGACCTTTAAAACCTATTTTGGCCAGGTACTTGCGCGCATTTCTGCCAACAAATATTACCCCTTCGCCGCGCGTATGGCCGGCCAGACCGGAAAAGTCGTGGTCTCTTTTGTGATAGACACTCGAGGGGACGTAAGCCAGATTGAAGTAGAAAAACCTTGCCGTTTCGAGATCCTTAACAGGGCTGCCGTTACCACGGTCAAAAGGGCCGCACCCTTTCCCCCACCCCCCCGCGAGCTCAACCCACCCCTTCGCCTTACCGTGGCCATCAAATTCGAAATAAAATAG